The following are encoded in a window of Geobacter metallireducens GS-15 genomic DNA:
- a CDS encoding type II toxin-antitoxin system VapC family toxin → MIAVDTNILVRYVTNDDPLQARRALAILARQEDIFIPKTVLLETEWVLRAVYELPVESILKALLHILGLPNVVAENPEEVSLALDYYSRRLDFADALHLASSCHADSFFSFDAAFVKRGKKIGARVEKG, encoded by the coding sequence GTGATCGCTGTCGATACGAATATCCTGGTGCGTTACGTAACTAATGACGATCCGCTCCAGGCAAGGCGAGCGCTCGCTATTCTTGCAAGACAAGAAGATATCTTCATTCCCAAAACGGTCCTTCTGGAGACGGAGTGGGTGTTGCGTGCTGTCTATGAATTGCCGGTTGAGTCTATCCTGAAAGCGCTTCTCCATATTCTCGGACTCCCTAACGTTGTCGCGGAAAATCCGGAAGAGGTGTCACTGGCTCTTGATTATTACAGCCGGCGGCTTGACTTCGCTGATGCCCTGCATCTTGCGTCCAGTTGTCATGCTGATTCTTTTTTCAGCTTTGATGCTGCATTTGTCAAAAGGGGGAAAAAGATTGGTGCCCGGGTGGAGAAGGGGTAG
- a CDS encoding capsule assembly Wzi family protein, which yields MLRAVLLAILALPMLASSASALSSPNIPLDSPVYSYLEKLAGFGLVQSDVAGIKPFSRAEAARLLLEAEWALEAGGGSGDPAFARSIMEELRRKIPREAALYTEPDKASAVDVNPLSSARIRYVYLDGKPRSYERPVHDPGNDGVFGIGSGLRPANPYPSPIQQHGTEGTPLMENNEGIIYRDGHNAELRFSAEAHVKSVASALVEPQLSYSRGGDGATVKLVKGYLKLGGGGLELEVGRDANWLGLGNRGTVTLTNNAENFDLVKLSSPEPIQLKYIGAIKYTFIGSRFDATVTNGVERRPWFLGAKLSVKPVDIFELGINLGKEFGGPGVNNSFGDYVRGIVGGTSADNTNNLAGVEMRLRLPFLRNTEIYGEFSGEDSASFWPIVESYVAGFFIPRLTAGGRDDLRFEFFKGNNILYTSGTFPEGYLYKGMPIGHSQGGAVIEFYLRYSHWFSARNNLALEFYRTDRGHEGRVKVDAAGNFDPNGVMQAIEKKHAGRISWTLPVHGDLDMNLLYGIEKVENVDLRSGNDRTNQLFKAELRYRY from the coding sequence ATGCTTCGCGCAGTTTTGCTTGCGATCCTGGCTCTTCCGATGCTTGCTTCAAGCGCATCGGCACTTTCTTCCCCCAACATCCCCCTGGACAGCCCCGTCTATTCCTATCTTGAAAAGCTGGCCGGTTTCGGACTGGTGCAATCAGACGTGGCGGGGATCAAGCCTTTTTCCCGGGCCGAGGCTGCGCGGCTTCTGCTGGAGGCGGAGTGGGCCCTGGAGGCGGGGGGGGGCTCCGGTGATCCGGCGTTTGCCCGGTCGATCATGGAGGAGTTGCGCCGGAAGATTCCCCGCGAAGCGGCTCTTTACACGGAACCCGACAAGGCGTCGGCCGTGGATGTGAACCCCCTGTCGAGCGCCCGGATCAGGTATGTGTACCTGGATGGCAAACCCCGCTCCTACGAGCGGCCGGTCCACGACCCGGGCAACGACGGGGTGTTCGGCATCGGCTCGGGGCTTCGGCCCGCCAATCCCTATCCTTCTCCCATACAGCAGCACGGCACCGAGGGAACGCCCCTCATGGAGAACAACGAGGGGATCATCTACCGGGACGGCCACAATGCCGAGCTGCGGTTCAGCGCCGAGGCCCACGTGAAGAGCGTGGCGTCCGCCCTGGTGGAGCCGCAGCTTTCCTATAGCAGGGGAGGGGACGGGGCTACGGTGAAGCTCGTCAAGGGGTACCTGAAGCTCGGCGGCGGTGGGCTGGAGCTGGAGGTGGGGCGGGATGCCAACTGGCTGGGGCTCGGGAACCGCGGAACGGTGACCCTGACCAACAACGCCGAGAACTTCGACCTGGTGAAGCTATCGAGCCCCGAGCCCATTCAACTGAAGTATATCGGCGCCATCAAGTATACCTTCATCGGCTCCCGCTTCGATGCCACCGTGACCAACGGCGTGGAGCGCCGTCCCTGGTTTCTCGGCGCGAAACTGTCGGTGAAGCCCGTTGATATCTTTGAATTGGGGATCAACCTGGGGAAGGAGTTCGGCGGGCCAGGGGTGAACAACAGCTTCGGTGATTACGTGCGGGGGATTGTCGGCGGCACGAGCGCGGATAATACCAACAACCTGGCCGGGGTGGAGATGCGATTGAGGCTCCCGTTCCTGCGCAATACCGAGATCTACGGCGAGTTCTCCGGGGAGGATTCGGCCTCATTCTGGCCCATCGTGGAGAGCTACGTGGCCGGCTTCTTCATCCCCCGTCTCACTGCCGGCGGCAGGGACGACCTCCGCTTCGAGTTCTTCAAGGGGAACAACATCCTCTACACCAGCGGCACATTCCCGGAGGGATACCTCTATAAGGGGATGCCTATCGGCCACTCCCAGGGGGGAGCGGTCATCGAGTTCTATCTCCGCTACAGCCACTGGTTCTCGGCGCGGAACAATCTGGCGCTGGAGTTCTACCGCACCGACCGGGGCCACGAGGGGAGGGTGAAGGTGGACGCCGCAGGCAACTTTGATCCGAATGGCGTCATGCAGGCCATCGAGAAAAAGCATGCTGGCCGGATTTCCTGGACCCTCCCGGTCCATGGCGATCTGGACATGAACCTTCTATACGGCATCGAGAAGGTCGAAAATGTTGACCTGCGGTCAGGAAATGACCGCACCAACCAGCTCTTCAAGGCGGAGTTGCGGTATCGGTATTGA
- a CDS encoding four helix bundle protein, protein MLVWEKSVELAATVYRVTDGFPRHEQFGISSQMRRSAVSVPSNIAEGAARKGGHLATSLFLMLPPTPFAPFPPHAPDGWIGAPREFRARN, encoded by the coding sequence TTGTTAGTATGGGAGAAATCCGTAGAACTGGCGGCGACGGTGTATAGGGTTACAGATGGTTTCCCACGACATGAGCAATTTGGCATCTCCAGCCAGATGCGGCGTTCGGCAGTGAGCGTTCCTTCAAATATAGCTGAGGGTGCGGCAAGAAAAGGAGGTCATCTCGCTACCTCGCTATTCCTAATGCTCCCTCCAACGCCTTTCGCGCCTTTTCCTCCCCATGCACCAGACGGATGGATCGGGGCGCCACGGGAATTCCGCGCACGAAATTGA
- a CDS encoding MBL fold metallo-hydrolase RNA specificity domain-containing protein, with product MEIIHHGGQYGVTGSCHELVISENASILIDCGLFHGHDADTGKGKKHTPFIDFPLDRVQGLVLTHVHIDHCGRIPHLMGAGFQGPIWCSEASALLLPLVLEDAVKVGITRDEGLIERFIGAMKKRLAPLPYGTWRKLGTWDGMDVSLRLQQAGHILGSAYAELSVARPSVQETTASRHDNETVVVFSGDLGAPFTPLLPDPAPPERADILVLESTYGDRLHEGREQRREKLRQVIIRALENRGALLVPAFSIGRTQELLYEIESLIAEHRNDEAATNLPWDDLEIIVDSPLALRVTEVYDRLRHLWDQEATEVVSQGRHPLSFEQMTVIENHNDHRATVDYLRGTARPCVVIAAGGMCAGGRIVNYLKALMGDPRTDILFVGYQAHGTPGRGILEAAQTRTGTGEHTSIDLDGGSYPLRATVHSISGYSAHADQRDLVNFVRGIPVAPRSIRLVHGEEKARKALEGALGIAR from the coding sequence ATGGAAATCATTCACCACGGCGGGCAATACGGCGTAACCGGGTCGTGCCACGAACTCGTCATCTCCGAAAATGCAAGTATTCTCATTGATTGCGGTCTGTTCCATGGACATGATGCGGACACCGGAAAGGGGAAGAAGCATACCCCTTTCATCGATTTTCCCCTCGACCGGGTCCAGGGTCTGGTCCTGACCCACGTCCATATCGACCACTGCGGCCGCATACCCCACCTCATGGGGGCCGGCTTCCAGGGGCCAATCTGGTGCAGCGAGGCCTCGGCCCTTCTCCTTCCCCTGGTCCTCGAAGACGCCGTCAAGGTGGGGATCACCCGGGACGAGGGTCTCATCGAGCGGTTCATCGGGGCCATGAAAAAGCGCCTAGCGCCCCTCCCCTACGGCACGTGGCGCAAGCTCGGTACCTGGGACGGCATGGATGTATCGCTCCGCCTTCAGCAGGCGGGGCACATCCTCGGCTCGGCCTATGCGGAACTCAGCGTCGCCCGCCCATCGGTACAGGAAACAACTGCATCGCGACACGACAACGAAACGGTCGTGGTTTTCTCCGGCGACCTCGGAGCCCCCTTCACACCGCTCCTCCCCGACCCGGCACCACCGGAGCGGGCCGATATCCTGGTGCTGGAGTCAACCTACGGCGACCGCCTCCATGAAGGGCGGGAACAGCGGCGGGAAAAACTGCGGCAGGTCATCATCCGGGCGCTGGAAAACCGGGGAGCCCTCCTCGTCCCTGCCTTCAGCATCGGCAGAACCCAGGAACTCCTCTACGAGATTGAATCTCTCATCGCCGAACACAGGAATGACGAGGCGGCCACGAACCTCCCCTGGGACGACCTTGAAATCATTGTCGACTCTCCCCTGGCCCTCCGCGTCACCGAGGTCTACGACCGGCTCCGCCATCTCTGGGACCAGGAAGCGACAGAGGTCGTCTCCCAGGGGCGCCATCCCCTCTCCTTCGAGCAGATGACGGTCATCGAAAACCACAACGACCACCGGGCCACCGTGGACTACCTCCGCGGGACCGCCCGCCCCTGCGTAGTCATCGCCGCCGGCGGCATGTGCGCCGGAGGACGCATCGTCAACTACCTCAAAGCCCTCATGGGTGACCCACGCACCGACATTCTCTTTGTCGGTTACCAGGCCCACGGGACGCCGGGGAGAGGAATCCTTGAGGCAGCGCAAACGCGTACCGGCACTGGGGAACATACCAGCATCGATCTGGATGGCGGCAGCTATCCCCTCAGGGCCACGGTCCACAGTATCAGCGGCTACTCGGCCCACGCCGACCAGAGAGATCTGGTCAATTTCGTGCGCGGAATTCCCGTGGCGCCCCGATCCATCCGTCTGGTGCATGGGGAGGAAAAGGCGCGAAAGGCGTTGGAGGGAGCATTAGGAATAGCGAGGTAG
- a CDS encoding GumC family protein codes for MRNEQMVEEDEINLLELLQVLVRRKRLIAVMCVAAALLSAAYSLTLPNIYTGTARVLPPQKDGGGGLSALLGGQAGALAGLAGVGGLGGGADLYVGILKSRSVADAVIKKLDLQKELETKTPDETRTKLQNVVKIQAGKDGIITVAADSRNPQLAARLANTFVDELGKKSVELNLTKAGTERIFLEKRLDVVKADLKKAEEALRGFQEKNRAFKVDDQATATIEGAAKLKAEIVSKEVQLASLRSYQTNENPEVKAVEAALARLRGQLGALTGGGRSNDLMLSAGAMPTLGLEYVRLMREVKTQEAIFEQLTKQYEVAKLGEAKDSSSIQVLDEAVAPQKKSKPKRSLIVILSTVTALFLGIFIAFIQEYAQKMSDEDRTRWNEIRESLSPTRARRG; via the coding sequence ATGAGAAATGAACAGATGGTCGAAGAGGACGAGATCAACCTTCTGGAGCTGCTCCAGGTGCTGGTACGGCGCAAGCGGCTCATTGCCGTGATGTGTGTTGCCGCGGCGCTCCTGTCGGCTGCGTACAGTCTCACCCTGCCCAATATCTATACCGGCACGGCACGGGTGCTTCCTCCCCAGAAGGACGGGGGGGGCGGTCTGTCGGCCCTGCTTGGTGGGCAGGCGGGGGCCCTTGCCGGACTGGCCGGCGTCGGAGGGCTCGGAGGCGGGGCGGATCTCTACGTGGGAATTCTGAAGAGCCGCTCTGTTGCCGACGCGGTGATCAAAAAGCTCGATCTCCAGAAGGAACTGGAGACCAAAACTCCCGACGAGACACGCACCAAGCTGCAGAATGTCGTGAAAATCCAGGCCGGTAAAGACGGCATCATTACCGTTGCCGCCGACAGCAGAAACCCCCAGCTGGCGGCCCGGTTGGCCAATACCTTTGTCGATGAACTGGGGAAGAAAAGTGTCGAACTGAATCTGACCAAAGCCGGCACGGAACGGATTTTTCTGGAGAAGCGGCTCGATGTGGTGAAGGCAGACCTCAAGAAGGCGGAAGAAGCACTCAGGGGATTCCAGGAGAAGAACCGCGCCTTCAAGGTTGACGACCAGGCCACCGCCACGATCGAAGGGGCAGCAAAACTCAAGGCCGAGATCGTCTCGAAGGAGGTGCAGCTTGCCTCGTTGCGCAGCTACCAGACCAACGAAAATCCCGAAGTGAAGGCCGTTGAGGCCGCCCTTGCCAGGCTCAGGGGGCAGTTGGGCGCCCTTACCGGCGGGGGAAGAAGCAATGACCTGATGCTGTCGGCCGGGGCCATGCCGACCCTAGGGCTTGAGTACGTACGACTCATGCGCGAGGTGAAGACCCAGGAGGCCATATTTGAGCAGCTCACCAAGCAGTACGAGGTTGCCAAGCTGGGAGAGGCCAAGGATTCTTCTTCGATTCAGGTGCTCGATGAAGCAGTCGCTCCCCAGAAGAAGAGCAAGCCCAAGCGCTCCCTGATCGTTATCTTGTCAACGGTCACGGCGTTGTTTCTGGGTATTTTCATTGCGTTCATCCAGGAATATGCCCAGAAGATGAGTGACGAGGACCGCACTCGCTGGAACGAGATCAGGGAATCCCTCTCCCCGACCCGGGCTCGGCGCGGTTGA
- a CDS encoding VanZ family protein — protein MNDSAKKFPSLRFLFLAGWVGTIIWLSLDPSPPHPTVGILGWDKFQHASAYGLLALLWGNFLVTYRRCQRHCWLMAFAGAVVFGALMEVAQGVLTTARTAEFGDLVADAVGAGAVSLAAGAWSARRLSLAFVVAVTLLAGVRGAQADDNGVGAFVRDEAVTLRDETGEFLAAPFRTDNNAIWKTLAVAGAVGLTYIYDTDIRDKVQETRGKTLGRAADAGNVIGNPFVHLGVAGAVWGGGLLADSPRWRDTGLMMGEAAVIADAATLVLKQAVGRARPLTGSSKGSFRPFQFTSDYDSFPSMHTASSFAMASVISRTSGSVPVGVLSYATAAFVGFSRMYEDKHWASDVLLGAVIGELAGRVVTDHYARKGSVTLVPSVSGSSASLMLVKKF, from the coding sequence ATGAACGACAGTGCCAAGAAATTCCCTTCCCTTCGATTCCTTTTCCTCGCGGGGTGGGTGGGAACCATCATCTGGCTTTCGCTTGATCCGTCTCCGCCCCATCCCACCGTGGGGATCTTGGGGTGGGATAAGTTCCAGCACGCCTCGGCCTACGGGCTCCTTGCCCTGCTGTGGGGGAATTTCCTGGTGACGTACCGCCGGTGCCAACGGCACTGCTGGCTCATGGCCTTCGCGGGTGCCGTCGTTTTCGGCGCCCTCATGGAGGTGGCCCAGGGAGTCCTGACGACGGCCAGGACCGCCGAGTTCGGCGACCTCGTTGCCGATGCGGTTGGAGCAGGTGCCGTGAGCCTTGCTGCCGGCGCCTGGAGTGCGAGAAGACTATCCCTGGCCTTTGTCGTGGCCGTGACGCTCCTTGCGGGTGTGCGGGGAGCCCAAGCCGATGACAACGGAGTGGGGGCCTTTGTGCGTGACGAGGCCGTAACCCTTCGCGACGAGACCGGGGAATTTCTCGCTGCTCCCTTCCGGACCGACAACAACGCCATTTGGAAGACCCTGGCCGTTGCCGGTGCTGTCGGGCTTACCTACATATACGACACTGACATCCGGGACAAGGTGCAGGAAACAAGGGGAAAGACCCTTGGCCGGGCAGCCGATGCCGGGAACGTGATCGGCAATCCCTTTGTTCACCTGGGGGTTGCCGGTGCCGTCTGGGGCGGGGGGCTCCTTGCCGATTCACCCCGATGGCGGGACACGGGGCTCATGATGGGGGAGGCGGCGGTCATCGCCGATGCCGCCACCTTGGTCCTGAAGCAAGCCGTCGGACGGGCGCGCCCCCTCACGGGGAGCAGCAAGGGGAGCTTCCGTCCCTTTCAGTTCACGTCCGATTACGATTCATTCCCTTCCATGCACACGGCCAGCTCCTTTGCCATGGCCTCGGTCATCTCCCGTACCTCGGGGAGCGTCCCGGTGGGGGTTCTCTCCTATGCCACCGCCGCCTTTGTGGGGTTTTCACGCATGTACGAGGACAAACACTGGGCAAGCGACGTGCTCCTGGGCGCTGTCATCGGCGAGTTGGCAGGGCGGGTCGTCACAGACCATTATGCGCGGAAGGGGAGTGTGACCCTGGTCCCTTCCGTCAGCGGATCGTCGGCTAGTTTAATGCTGGTAAAGAAGTTCTAG
- a CDS encoding HAD family hydrolase, translating into MLSAVIFDFDGIIVDTEPLHYRAFQAILEPLGLGYAWEEYVNLYMGFDDRDAFREAFRVHGRTLNDHELELLIDRKAAAFQEIISSGVAPYPGVVELIRSINGTFPLALCSGALRCDILPILAGLGLSNAFDVMVTAEEVTASKPDPASYALAVERLAAAFVDRGILPGRCIAIEDTPAGIASATGAGIPVIAVTNSYPAEMLSGAVRVVDSLAGLALADIENLAR; encoded by the coding sequence ATGCTTTCCGCAGTCATTTTCGATTTCGACGGCATCATCGTCGATACCGAGCCGCTCCATTACCGGGCTTTCCAGGCTATTCTCGAGCCCCTGGGGCTCGGTTATGCCTGGGAGGAGTATGTGAATCTCTATATGGGGTTTGACGATCGCGATGCCTTCCGCGAGGCGTTCAGGGTGCACGGCAGGACCCTGAACGACCATGAACTGGAACTGCTCATCGACCGCAAGGCCGCGGCGTTCCAGGAGATCATCTCCAGTGGCGTTGCTCCCTATCCGGGAGTTGTCGAACTCATCCGATCCATCAACGGTACCTTCCCGTTGGCGCTTTGCAGCGGCGCCCTCAGGTGCGACATCCTCCCCATACTGGCGGGCCTCGGCCTGTCCAACGCCTTTGACGTGATGGTCACCGCCGAAGAGGTGACTGCCAGCAAGCCCGATCCCGCCAGCTACGCCCTTGCCGTGGAGCGGCTCGCCGCTGCCTTCGTCGACCGGGGGATTCTCCCCGGCCGCTGCATCGCCATCGAAGACACTCCCGCCGGCATCGCCTCCGCCACCGGCGCCGGCATTCCCGTCATCGCCGTCACCAACAGCTATCCCGCCGAGATGCTCAGCGGCGCCGTCAGGGTGGTTGACTCACTTGCGGGGCTTGCTCTTGCGGACATCGAGAACCTGGCGAGATAG
- the hrpB gene encoding ATP-dependent helicase HrpB: MLLPIEDILPQLTSSLQTHNSVVIQAPPGAGKTTRVPLALLDAPWLRGKGIVMLEPRRLAATNAARWMASILGEEAGGTVGYTIRFDRKVSRQTRVEVVTEGVLTRRLQTDPLLEGVGAVIFDEFHERSIHADLALALCRDVQQGLREELRIIVMSATLEAAPVAGLLGDAPIITSEGRSFSVEIRHLPEDSRDPLPIAVSRAIRTALAVTEGDILAFLPGVGEIRRCHQFLQEGEALHSAPLIAPLYGDLPFAEQERAILSADRRKVVLATNIAETSLTIEGVRVVIDSGFCRRLRFDPGSGLDRLVTERISAASATQRAGRAGRLGPGTCFRLWSEHTQRTLIPADPPEIATSDLTPVALDLAAWGVTDASTLSWLTPPPKSSLEEGRQLLVQLEALDRHGMITEVGRRMAELPVHPRLAHMLTRAVGRGVGPLACDVAAIMSERDLVKASGGTALERSESDMLVRVEVLNGWRKGRRFAGGDAATCRTVDRSAQHLRRLLNIGKEHAVVGADAETVGLLLAWAYPDRIALRRGDGGRRYLLAGGRGALLSERSSVHDEPLLVAHVVERGERGDDLIRQASVLTLETFRREFSDGIVTGRNVFWDEREGRVVSCEEERFGALVLGSRPSAATADEVRSALVEGIVRGPGLSALSWSTAARRFRARVRLMARVFPDEGWPNLSDEALLATLGEWLGPQLDGVRRLADAAAVDLLPPLQGLLPWNLLRRLDEGAPTHLVVPSGSRVPIDYGDDGTPTLAVKLQEMFGLAETPTVAWGRVPVVVHLLSPAGRPLQVTADLRGFWNGAYQEVKKEMRGRYPKHPWPDDPWTAIPTRRTKGHERK, encoded by the coding sequence ATGCTTCTTCCCATTGAAGACATCCTGCCTCAGCTGACATCCTCCCTTCAGACCCACAATTCCGTGGTCATCCAGGCTCCGCCCGGAGCCGGCAAGACGACGCGTGTTCCCCTTGCACTCCTGGACGCCCCATGGCTCCGGGGGAAGGGGATTGTCATGCTCGAGCCGCGACGGCTCGCGGCCACCAATGCCGCCCGCTGGATGGCGTCCATCCTTGGCGAGGAAGCGGGAGGGACGGTGGGCTACACGATCCGCTTCGACCGGAAGGTGTCGCGCCAAACCCGGGTGGAGGTGGTTACCGAGGGAGTGCTCACTCGCCGGCTCCAGACAGACCCGCTCCTCGAGGGGGTTGGCGCGGTGATCTTCGACGAGTTCCACGAGCGGAGCATCCATGCGGACCTGGCCCTGGCCCTCTGTCGCGACGTGCAGCAGGGATTGCGGGAGGAGCTGCGGATCATCGTCATGTCGGCGACCCTCGAAGCGGCGCCGGTGGCAGGGCTTCTGGGGGACGCGCCGATCATTACGAGCGAGGGGCGGAGTTTTTCCGTGGAGATCCGCCACCTTCCCGAGGATTCCCGCGACCCCCTCCCGATTGCCGTCTCCCGCGCCATTCGCACGGCCCTTGCTGTCACAGAGGGGGACATCCTCGCCTTTCTGCCGGGAGTAGGGGAAATCCGGCGTTGTCACCAATTCCTGCAGGAAGGGGAAGCGCTCCATTCTGCGCCTCTCATTGCTCCCCTCTATGGCGACCTCCCCTTTGCCGAACAGGAACGGGCCATTCTTTCCGCCGACCGGCGCAAGGTGGTGCTCGCCACCAATATAGCGGAAACGAGTCTCACCATCGAAGGGGTGCGGGTGGTCATCGACAGCGGTTTTTGCCGCCGGCTGCGGTTCGATCCCGGGTCGGGGCTTGACCGGCTCGTCACGGAGCGGATTTCGGCCGCCTCCGCCACCCAGCGGGCAGGGCGGGCCGGCCGGCTCGGTCCTGGCACCTGCTTCCGGCTCTGGTCCGAACACACTCAGCGGACCCTCATTCCCGCCGACCCTCCCGAGATCGCCACCTCCGACCTGACACCGGTGGCCCTTGACCTGGCTGCCTGGGGGGTGACCGATGCCTCCACCCTTTCGTGGCTCACGCCCCCTCCGAAATCCTCTTTGGAGGAGGGGCGACAGCTCCTTGTTCAGCTTGAAGCCCTCGACCGCCACGGCATGATCACCGAGGTTGGCCGACGGATGGCGGAGCTGCCGGTCCATCCCCGCCTCGCCCACATGCTTACCAGGGCCGTCGGGAGGGGCGTTGGTCCCCTTGCCTGTGACGTGGCGGCGATCATGTCGGAGCGTGACCTCGTGAAGGCTTCCGGAGGGACGGCGTTGGAGCGGAGCGAAAGCGACATGCTCGTTCGGGTTGAGGTGCTGAATGGGTGGCGGAAGGGGCGGCGCTTTGCAGGGGGGGATGCCGCGACCTGCCGCACCGTCGACCGCTCTGCCCAGCATCTGCGCAGGTTGCTCAACATCGGGAAGGAGCATGCGGTTGTCGGCGCGGATGCCGAAACGGTGGGCCTCCTGCTCGCCTGGGCCTACCCGGATCGAATCGCGCTGCGCCGCGGTGACGGCGGGCGCCGGTATCTCCTTGCCGGAGGACGCGGGGCGCTTCTCTCCGAACGAAGCTCGGTCCATGACGAGCCGCTTCTGGTGGCCCATGTGGTGGAGCGGGGGGAGAGGGGAGACGACCTGATTCGCCAGGCAAGTGTTCTGACGCTGGAAACCTTCAGAAGGGAGTTCTCCGACGGCATCGTCACCGGGAGGAACGTGTTCTGGGATGAGCGGGAAGGGAGGGTGGTAAGCTGCGAGGAGGAGCGGTTCGGTGCCCTCGTCCTCGGAAGCAGGCCATCCGCTGCCACGGCTGACGAGGTGCGAAGCGCACTGGTGGAGGGAATCGTGAGGGGGCCCGGCCTGTCAGCCCTTAGCTGGTCCACGGCCGCACGCCGGTTCAGGGCGCGGGTGCGGCTCATGGCCCGCGTTTTTCCCGACGAGGGATGGCCCAATCTCTCCGATGAGGCCCTCCTGGCAACCCTTGGCGAGTGGCTGGGACCTCAACTGGACGGGGTGCGGCGACTTGCCGACGCGGCTGCGGTGGACCTGCTCCCTCCCCTGCAGGGGCTCCTCCCCTGGAATCTGCTCCGCCGCCTCGATGAAGGGGCGCCGACCCATCTGGTGGTTCCGAGCGGTTCGCGGGTCCCTATCGATTACGGAGATGACGGGACACCGACCCTGGCGGTGAAGCTCCAGGAGATGTTCGGCCTTGCCGAGACCCCCACCGTGGCGTGGGGGAGGGTGCCGGTGGTTGTCCATCTCTTGTCGCCGGCTGGCCGCCCCCTTCAGGTGACCGCAGACCTGCGGGGGTTCTGGAACGGGGCCTACCAGGAGGTGAAAAAGGAAATGCGGGGACGCTACCCAAAGCACCCGTGGCCCGATGACCCGTGGACTGCCATACCCACGCGCAGGACAAAGGGGCATGAGAGAAAATAG
- a CDS encoding peptidoglycan DD-metalloendopeptidase family protein has protein sequence MRKSTLIIAALVIVLPREGVADIYRYVDEEGVVCFTDAPGKSGATLVMKERPAPRRGRRSIPGHLAATGIGEKPSQASSPTFSPTLPVHGRISSLVGLRHDPINGNLREHHGIDIAIAEGTAVRPVAPGRVVFAGLRGGYGNMVIVDHGDGTITLYAHNSVNLVAENDSVDGTSPIALSGSTGRSTGPHLHFEAWRGETNITSTFLAGGPSMGSASNRRKVDAIRRIVQADGTLYLSNIH, from the coding sequence ATGAGAAAGAGCACCCTCATAATCGCTGCACTCGTTATTGTCCTCCCCCGGGAAGGAGTCGCCGACATCTACCGCTATGTGGATGAAGAGGGAGTGGTCTGCTTCACCGATGCCCCCGGGAAGAGCGGTGCGACGCTGGTCATGAAGGAGCGGCCTGCCCCTCGCCGCGGCAGACGGAGCATACCCGGCCATCTGGCCGCCACCGGCATCGGAGAAAAGCCGTCACAGGCGTCATCTCCCACGTTTTCCCCTACCCTTCCCGTCCACGGGAGAATCTCCTCACTGGTTGGGCTCCGCCACGACCCCATCAACGGCAACCTCCGCGAACACCACGGAATCGACATCGCCATTGCCGAAGGAACCGCCGTCCGTCCGGTGGCTCCGGGAAGGGTGGTCTTTGCCGGATTGCGCGGTGGCTATGGCAACATGGTCATCGTGGACCACGGCGACGGAACCATTACTCTCTATGCCCACAATTCCGTCAATCTTGTGGCTGAAAATGACTCAGTGGACGGCACCTCCCCCATCGCCCTCTCGGGCTCCACGGGGCGCTCAACGGGCCCCCACCTCCACTTCGAAGCATGGCGGGGCGAAACCAACATCACCTCCACCTTCCTGGCTGGGGGACCGTCCATGGGGAGTGCCTCCAACCGGCGCAAAGTCGATGCCATCCGTCGCATCGTCCAGGCGGACGGGACCCTCTATTTAAGCAATATCCACTGA
- a CDS encoding P-II family nitrogen regulator encodes MKKVEAIIKPFKLDEVKEALNEIGIQGITVAEVKGFGRQKGHTELYRGAEYVVDFIPKIKMEIIVGDDIVGKVVETIEQAAKTGRIGDGKIFVTPVEEVIRIRTGERGEDAL; translated from the coding sequence TTGAAAAAAGTCGAAGCGATCATAAAGCCGTTCAAGCTGGACGAGGTCAAGGAAGCCCTGAACGAGATCGGCATCCAGGGGATTACGGTCGCCGAGGTGAAGGGGTTCGGCAGGCAGAAGGGGCATACGGAGCTCTACCGGGGCGCCGAGTATGTGGTTGATTTTATCCCCAAGATCAAGATGGAGATCATTGTCGGCGACGATATTGTCGGAAAGGTTGTCGAGACCATCGAGCAGGCCGCCAAGACCGGCCGCATCGGTGATGGCAAGATATTCGTGACACCGGTGGAGGAAGTGATCCGCATCCGCACCGGTGAGCGGGGCGAGGACGCCCTGTAG